tttggaaatctcTTGTTTctgtttcctttaatttttttctgacTTGGTGTCATCACTTTTCTTCCTTGCAGGTATTAATACTGTCTTGCAATAAGGAACATCTATATTCTGGTTATTTGTTTTTAGAGAGCTATATTTTTGGAGGGCGGAAAACCGATTGCTATGGCCCTGATGGTTTTACTTTAAATTCCTATCTGCCAAGGATGCTTTTaaaatcaagcaaagaaatcTCATATTTGGTAGCTAGATATGTGGTCTTCTGCGGTTTGACTGATTCAACTCTGAAATTGAATTTTAGTAATAGTGTCGACTTTAGAAAGAATTACTACAGTCAGTTTTATCCAGTCAATTTTTGCCTGCAGAATTTGCTCTATTCATTGAGCACTTTTAGATCAGTTTTCAAACTTTACAATGGTGGTATTCTTGATGAAGTTCTGACTTCTAGAGCGTTAGTTGTTCTAGATTTTTATGAATGTTGTGTGCATATTGCTTTTGCTTGGATTAAGAGGGACGTAAAAGATCTAATTCTGATATTCAgatcaattttaaatttgtcTGCAAACAACCAGTCATCATTTGGAGTTACTGCCAGTgagttgatgaaaattttaCGTCAGACCTCAGAGTCGAGGGTTCATGACATGCCAAGGGATGATATCTGCAATATTCCAGATTCTAAATGTGAAgaaaataatctaaaacaaATTGATTCACGAATAGGATTTATATCAGAAGATGATAGATGGCAGCTAATAGGGGCTTGTTTATGGCTGTATGTAGTTACTTTTGCCAAGCATCACTTGACTAATTCCTCGGTGACTGAAATGCATGATGGTGAGAATACCATGGTAAATATTTTCCCCTTTTTCAGTGCGAAGATGGTAATAACCTCTCtggaatatattttttcttctttgagcAAGCAATTTACGGCATTACTTAGGCAGAAAGCATTAAAAGGCTTGCCTGTATCTTCTCTTCCTTGGTTGTATGAATCTGGTCAGTCTCAACCCAGATCTGCGTGCCATAATTCTAGTCAGAGAGTTGGCAGATTGCAACTGACTGGAAATGAGGACATTGAATCCTTGCTAGATTTACTTTGTGAAATTTCTCTTAATCCTGAGGATCTTGTTACTTACCTTTTGAACGACAGACTTAATTGCTTTCCTTCTCACAAGGCGAAGTGTACTGTCTGGCAAGATGGTTATAAAGATTTCCTGGTTGATCGAGCCACCTCTGAGAATCGTAAAACTGAAACTCAAGTAAGCAATGAGATTTCTAAAAATGAGTTTAGATTACCTACTCAGAATAGTGTCTTCAAAACCAATGACCCTCTTGAGGCCAAAAGAACAGATTCAACTCTCCAAGAATATACCATTTCTTTCCACAGTCCGAAGGATGTGTTTAAGAGAAATGGAGAACTAATTGAGGTATTCcccttttttatataaattgttCTTGTATACAAAATTAACAGTATGGGATCTGTTTATTAGGACTCTTTCTGTCAACTTCACATGTTGAGAGGAATTTCATTTGGATGGTCTAATTAACTATGCTCTTTAATTCTTTTACGTATGCAGTCTATTTGTTTTAACTCGGTTGATGAACAACAAGTTGCACTTGCAAGTAACCGCAAGGTACACTATTTGTTCTCCAAATCAACGACATCCTCCTCAGTCGACTTTGCAGAAACATCTCTTATTCACCTTTGCTTTGTTAATGTGGTATATTTTAGCTTGATCATAGTCCATTGCTTTTTCTCTAGGGACTtcttttcttcaattggaaTATGGAGGAATCGTTTCATGAGAAACAAGACTATATCTGGTCAGAGTCAGATTGGCCCAAAAGTGGATGGGCAGGGTGTGAATCTACTCCAATTCCTACGTTTGTTTCAACAGGCATTGGTCTTGGAGGCAAAAAAGGGTTACACCTTGGGTTGGGTGGAGCAACAACTGGGCATGGTTCTTTGGCAAGACCAGGAAGGGACTTGACAGGCGGAGGGGCATTTGGCATTCCAGGTTATGCTGGAATTGGGGCCTCAGGCTTAGGTTGGGGTGAACAAGAGGATGTCACAGATTATGTAGATCCACCAGCAACGGTTGAGAACATTAGATCATGTGCCTTGACAAGTCATCCTTCAAAGCCTTTCCTTTTAGTTGGTTCTAGCAACACCCATGTTTACCTTTGGGAGGTAAGTAAACTATTTTGATtatcatgctttttttttacgAATTGGTTCAGTTTTGTATAATCCCTAAGATGATTAAACATGTGGCTATCAACCTGAGAGCTGTATCTTCATAATTAGAGATTCTTATTGTAATAAGTAGTCTGCAGTGTTTGTTATGATCAACTATTAACTGCTACATTACAGAGCTTACCACTTGGGTTTGTAGTCTGTTATCACACTTGCTAAGTTCTCATTTTTATGTCATGATTTACTACTTTCAAGGATATGAAGTAGACACTACTTGATTTTCCAGTGATGCTGTATTTTGCAGTTTGGCAAGGACAGAGCTTTGGCTACCTATGGGGTCCTTCCTGCTGCTAATGTTCCTCCACCATATGCATTAGCATCAATCTCTGCTTTGAAATTTGACCATTGTGGCCACCGTTTTGTTACTGCTGCATTAGATGGAACTGTATGCACATGGCAACTCGAGGTTGGAGGAAGAAGCAATGTCCACCCTACCGAGTCATCTCTCTGCTTTAGTAATCACGCGTCGTAAGTAATTTGTTTTGATCTAGGCTTTATACTTATCTCCTCACTCCTGAACTCTTATTTCTTGCAAATTATGTTTTTGCTTATTATTTTAATGTCAACTTACCATAATATGATTTCAGGGATGTTGCGTATTTGGGAACAAGTGGTTCAGTTGTGGCAGCCACTGGATATAGTTCAAATTGTCTTAATGTTGTTGTATGGGATACATTGGCTCCACCTTCAAcatctcaagtttctcttgccTGTCATGAAGGTGCCGTGATATATATCACATGTTGATGCATCTGACTTTTTTTTAagcatttaatttttgtttcgaAGAAAAACATTTCAACAATGAATTCATCTGCAGGTGGTGCTCGTTCTCTCTCTGTCTTTGGCAGTGACATTGGGAGTGGCTCTGTTACGCCATTGATAGTCACAGGCGGAAAAGGTGGTGACGTGGGTCTTCATGACTTCCGTTACATTGCAACTGGAAAGTCCAAGCGACATCGGCAATCGGGTGATCAGGACCTAAAGTCTTCCTctatacaaaataataacacTGAGACTTTAAAGCATGGTGAAAATGCAAATGGGATGCTTTGGTACATACCGAAAGCTCATTCAGGTATGTCCTTCCTGTGGTGTGTACATATATctaattgttttctttaatatattttctgaaatttatttatttttcctgtttAAAGGAAGTGTTACTACAATATCAACCATCCCGCATACTAGTTTGTTTTTAACTGGTAGTAAAGATGGTGATGTCAAGCTTTGGGACGCTAAAAAGTCACAGTTGGTTTTCCATTGGCCAAAACTCCATGATAAGCACACTTTTCTTCAACCAAACTCTAGGGGCTTCGCTGGCGTTGTCAGGGTATTCTACTTaagatgaaatatatataaattctgaAAACTTAGTTATGTTATTGTCATTCATCCATTTTCTCAATTTTCACATTGCAGGCTGGGGTAACAAATATCCAGGTTCTTTCTAATGGTTTCCTATCATGCGGCGGAGATGGTTCAGTGAAACTGGTGCAACTTAGACAAACATCTTGACATGAATAGCTATCATATTGGTCAGTGTTTCAATATTACTGAAACTTCAACCAGTAAGTGACCCGCGTATTCATAAGATCTTGTGGGTTTTCATCTGAGCATTAACATTGTGTTTTTTATCGCCTTTCTAACCGTGAAGACCATCTCTGTTCCCTTTCCGGCAGAGTTATTTCTCGGAAGACTTTGAGGATTTCACGCAGAATATAAGCCAAGAAACTATCCAACCATATCAATGATGCAGGGAATGCCTTCAATTAAGTAATCCCTTTATTTTCTGCGCTTAAAGAAATTCGAATGCCGAGAAAATCTGATGTCAAACACCTGTTGATCAAGTGAAGAATGATTAAAACCACTCTAAGCAGCAGCACCAGAAGACCTTCAGATTGttctctttgttctttctttcagaagtcCAATTTTCTGTCGTCTGTTTGCgtattctttgcttttatgGCTTTGTCTGCGGACTGTTGTTATGAAAACCACACAAAACTATTGTACAGGCATAAAGCTAATAACTCTGCTGTCTTTACAAGATTATATAGTTTTCTGTCTGTTTTCattgtaatattatataattggtATGCGTAAGGGTGACATTCATTCTATAAATTTCAGTATTACTGCAATGAGAATCATGTgacttttgtaattttaaatctTATATTTCTCTTCCTgccttttgtatattttttctcatcattattatagttaatgggaattttatacatatatatttatattattaatagttTATAATAAAGAAGTTATGTTTTATGAAAAATGCCTCAATGTTAGCCAGGTCAACCCAACCCATCCGATGGGTCACCTTACCCACGAGTATGTGAATGCTCGGTAAATTTATGGATAATGTATTACTTGGCCTGTATCCCTGCAGGTATCCTGTGGGTGCCTCTGTAGTCTCTAAGTATGAatcttaactttttatttttttttaataaaataaacacgttatttatattattcatcGACAACCGGGTATTTTTGGTACCATTGCATTTAGCgtgttttaattttcacataCCCACGAGGACTAATCTTTAAAGAATAATTACTTGCTCGTTTTACCTACATTTTtacaagtaaataaaagatTACCCAACCCGTTTGTTTCAAACAAGTACCCATGGGTTTACAAGTGCAAGCTTAAATTACTAGTTCTATACTGAGGTGACACATGAACaactttgttaaaaataataattatttatttactatataaAGTTGAAAAAGGAAATCATTTTGAAGTATAAGCTTCACAAATTTATTCGCTTTATTATCTTTATAGATTCACATAAATGTGCCATAAGCATGCTACACTAGCTATAATTTAAAAGAATCAgtcaaaataaacaattttgaatgaatgataaCATTGAATGCAAaagaaataggaaaaaaaaataaataaataacgaaTAAAATGAAAGACGGCGCAACATTCACCGGCTCTAACATGGACCTTCGATTCCTTTCTCTCAGTTGCCGGACGGCTCAGATTGATTGAGTGCGATGAACGGTTTAGATTGAAGCCGTGCTAACATCTACCGGCTTTAATTTGCTAATCATCTCTCACAAACAACGAATGGTCATGATTAAAACCCGCGCGAGTTCGTCAAAGTTTATATGAAAAGCATTTCGAAGAAAAAAGCGCGGGCTGTTTGAAATCGCCGTCCAGACTCCGAGCACGAATTTGGTACGATCTCACGATTCTTGCTCATTTTCTTGAGATTATTCGTGAATTCATTCGATTCTCTTGTTTTGGATCGATTTCTTGACTCTGGAATTTGGTGTTTGTGATCAATGCCCTGACAATTCTTTGCCTTGTTTCgtttctcttgttgttgatgGTCTCTGTggttgttttggttttattgaaTTCAAATTGGTTGAAATCACTGTTTCTGTGGATGGAATTTGTGAGTTAGATATGAATTGTGGCACAAATATGCCGATTGTGAAGAGATGGGTAGTGACCTACACGAAGCATTTGAAGCAGAAGAGAAAGGTGTATCAAGATGGGGTTTTGGAGCTCTATGGCTCGGGTAAGAAGGTgagatcttgtattattttgaaTGATCTTCAATAAAATTGTTGTCTTGATATGCTTGTTGATATGTTCTCTGATGAATAGAAAGAGATATTTTTCACGAAAGAAatgaattttgtgaatttttttaatgggaAATCTTGGAGCTATTTCATATTAGCGATTGATATTTAGAGTAAACATTTCTTGTCTCTGTTatgctagggttttttttttttcttttctttctgttTTAGGGTTGGAACAATTCTTGACTTGCATGGTTTTTTTGTGCTTTGCAAGTCAGCGAGAGCCcgttggttcgtggtaatgatatATTCTGCGTAACGAGATTCACGTGGTAATAAaattgggaatgttatatgcccggggaatgttgtggtaattcatgataaccatgtttggttggaaactcatgttacaTAGTAATAAACTTGGTAATATTCTAAATTTCCTAAAATACCcttgtgtctactattttatgcaagtttaaatttaaaaataaaaataaaaatttttggataaaaattaaatttttttgaagctaaacatattccaaaaaaataatgttatttaaatttaatctttttatccaacaaataaaagtatgaaaaattattatatttaaacaaagggcatatttgtccaaaaaTATTTCGATTACCACTCACTTGGTAATCCAACATAGCCatctattttggtggtaatgggattaccaagtTTCTTAGTAATCTTTTCGAGGTAGTAATCACGATTCCAGTCGATATTACTAGCATCGATAATCCAAAGCGTGGTAATGTgaaaagattaccacgtaacaggaggtaatgtttgcacattaccgccaaccaaacggcccctaaagaATAAGTTGTCCTGTGATGAAGCACTACTTTGTTTATCACATGAACTGATTCCAGTATATCACCTATATCAGAGTTAATTTTTAAGAAGTTATGTCCAGCACTCTTTGTGAAGATCTCCCCACATGCCATCCAGCTTATTAGGTAGCATGCCTCACCTAGTTACGGATCAAATTCAGGTTGAAGATTGCCCATGGCCTTATGGTTAATATCTCAAAAAAGACAAGAAGTCAACTTCCAAGTTCTGCTCTGCAGACAATTTCACTTTGTTTGGGGTATTAGAAATTATGATGATGCTTTTATCATTGGTaacttgtttttataatttcagGCGTTGTTGTATGATGACTGCGAGAAGCTAATAGATagcaagtttttaaaaaatgacgACGTGATTGAATGTGGGCGGACAGTAACCTTGGAAGCTCATCTTGTTGATATTGGGGTTCTTGAAGAAAGCCGCGCCCCCTTGGCTGATATAAATGTTACAGGTGTCAGATCAACTGAAAGACACGGGGCTGGACCTCAAAAGGGTAAACAAATATCTTTCACATGAAGtgaaaatttggtgtttttaaagattatttttaGTCTTCATTCAATGCTTCTATCCTTAGAGAGAAAGAAAGGCATGTTGCACCGCAGACTGCCACAAAACCATTCAAATGCTACAAACATGAATGAAGGAGGTTAGTAAATTTGTTATTATTGCACACTCctctttcttattcttgatGTTACTTGGCACTTGATTTTTCCGTCTCATTGGTTGGCACTTTGATCATATGTTTTATCATGCATGAAAAATCTAGACCTCagagaataaataattttattttgctcCAGTAACTCAGAAGATGCAACTTGAGAACTTTGGAAAGCCACAAAGTCTATTAAATGCCTCAGGGACCACTGTGAAAGGTTAATACATTAACTAtaattctctttttattttatttttcttttttcctaaaAGCATCACCAGTTATTCTAGCAACGTGACCTATATTAATTAAGTACAATAATTAAATTGCTAGAGGGCTCAAAGACGTTATTCTCTCCTAGAATAACACAGTCAAGTGAATTTGAGATCTGCGAGTTTAGAGAAATTGTGAAATGATCTTcgtccaaaatttttttaaaagaataacaaaattctCACAAGATTACCTCACATTATTGGCATGATTATCAAATAAAGCAATTATTTTCTACCCTTCACAACTCTCCttatctttgtatgctttgactttCGATAGCTTGGACAGATGTGACTTactgattcattttttttcctcaaaattgCCTGTGAGCTTGTGCAGAATGGAATGCCTTATACACTACTCAAATTACTCAGAAGGCAAAGAAATTTCACGATGGCTTCTTGCGGCTTTCAGTTTGTGGTTCATATATGGACCAGGTTTgtctttctttgctttattGTGTGACCTCTCAAAATGTTCTCATTTTTGTCCATCTGAAGATTCAGAATATCTACCAATATCATTTTCAGTATCCATTTCTTATGGGAAGTGGTCacttatttttttgatggcCTATGCATGCCAATAACATGATACATTGCAAGTATGTGACAAAGACTTGTCTCTTCAAACTCTATTATAGTGTGTGAGTTTCTATGGGGAATATAGCCTGCAGTGAAAGCGAGATGTGTTACATTTgataatatatgaataaaaaccTGTTGGGATCAATTTAAATTCTGTTAGCTGTTAGTTTCTCACTAATGGATTTCATAAGTTTTCAGGTTACTTTATTAAATGAAGAAGGGGTTGTTCTCGGCAGCAAGTATGTTAAGTCTTCAGAATTCATTGAGACCGGGAAGACATTTGAGTTGCCGAATTATCTGGTTGAGATTTTTGAGCTGAGGACTGTTGAGGGAGGTAAAACTAATCcagaaatttaaatataattcatCTTTTAGGTTCAATTGCCAAATTTCATGATATATTTCGTTTgttattttcacaatttttttagagGGTCGGTGACTGAATGAGcgataattttgtttgaaattaaatactttttttttttttttccaatatgtcTGCTGCCCATTTGTTTTAACTGTCATTTTTCTCATCAATCTATCTGTAGAAATCAGGAAGGCCACTccagaaaaagaagcaaattctGGCTGCTTAAACAATAGCAACTTTATAAGTGCAAGACTAGTGATCAATAACAAGCATTCAGGTGATGGCTCTTCCATTCTTGTCTTCTTATGAAATTTCATGATCGTGCATGATATCCATCCCTTAGATGGTAATCTTCATATTGATGAATGTATACTATGACATATTTTTATGCATTCTCCTTTTTGGTTTATTGTATCTAAAAGTTTCTTGTGTATATCTTAACGCGCTTGTGATCAACTAGGAGATATTTCAAAGGGTCCGTCCAGTCAAGTTTCATGTTCTAGCAGCTCAAGTTTTGGAAAACTCAAGAATAGAAGTATCATGGCCACATCAGATGGTTAGTCTCATTTTAATTGCTATCATTAAGGATGATATATTTGAGAGCATTCTTGTTCAACAAAAATGCTTGGGCATAAGTTTGGTAGGCTCTCCAACATTATACGAGTGTCATGGGTATATATATTCGGAAAAAGGGACTGTAACTTTCTAACTATCCAGCATGATCTTAATACTTAAGGATCTGTTGTGTTGATGTCATAATGGAAAGACGAAGTAGTATGAGGTTGCTCTGTGAATTTAGCTTTTGCTTGTATTTTAGCTGTGTTAACTATGCTGAGATTACTGTTCAATTTAAAGATAGATCCGTTTGGTTTAGATTAATGGTGGTTACTCTTCTGGAGGATTCTGctactaaatattttttcacCCAATTATTTACTAACATATTTCTTGctcgtattttttatttttattgaaggTTATGACTGATATTTTATCAATGTACAGTAGACGACAAGAAGGTTCTCTTCCATTACAAGGTTACTGTCCCCAGCTCCCTAGCTACTGGCAAGTTTACAAAGACTAATGATTTCCTTAGTTTTTTCTGCCATTTCATATGCAATTATTGTATAGTTATTCCGATGATTTTGTTGGTCTATATCTAGTGGATCTTCCGGAAGGTACCCAACGGGAAGTTACAGATACTGGCACCACAAGCCATGGAGAGATCATGAGCAGGACAGAAATTAATAAGTCATTGCGAGATGGTTTGCCTCTGTCTTTTATGTTGAAGTGATGATATCAATCTATACTATTGCATGAttcctttgttgttttttatcatTGATGGTTTCTGACGGCTGAAATTTAAAAGGGTGTGCATTTTGGAGATCTAGCTGtgaatatttactttatttgtgCAAgtacaaaagtaaaagcaaaatgaagcaaatgttgtttaaaaattttgtgacttgcttttttttaatattattttacttttctcGTTCTTCCCCAGCCTGCCAGATCTTGACCACAGTTAGAAAGCCAGTTTCTGAGAGCAATAATGTCCACGAAAAACTGTCTAAAGAGCTGGTTCAGCCAGCACAATCTTTGAAGGATGCTGGCAGAATTCTGCAAATAGGGCAGGTTCATTCTACTTCCATCTTTAATCACTTGGATGTGCAGAGCAAGGGCATGATTCTGGAGGATAACTTTCAAGAGGAACGACAACTGATTGAACCAGCAAAAGATAATTCTAAAGCAGATTCCTGTGAACTTAGTGCAGGCAATCATATTCAATGTGGTTATTCTAGAAAATCGTTAGATTCCAGTGCTTCTGAGGACTTTTCAAATTCAGGCATTACTAGTGGAATGAGCACCAACTATGGAGAGAAATCAACATTACATAATTCGCATTACTCAGTCCACATATTATCTGG
This genomic window from Dioscorea cayenensis subsp. rotundata cultivar TDr96_F1 chromosome 20, TDr96_F1_v2_PseudoChromosome.rev07_lg8_w22 25.fasta, whole genome shotgun sequence contains:
- the LOC120251662 gene encoding uncharacterized protein LOC120251662 isoform X1, which produces MNCGTNMPIVKRWVVTYTKHLKQKRKVYQDGVLELYGSGKKALLYDDCEKLIDSKFLKNDDVIECGRTVTLEAHLVDIGVLEESRAPLADINVTGVRSTERHGAGPQKERKKGMLHRRLPQNHSNATNMNEGVTQKMQLENFGKPQSLLNASGTTVKEWNALYTTQITQKAKKFHDGFLRLSVCGSYMDQVTLLNEEGVVLGSKYVKSSEFIETGKTFELPNYLVEIFELRTVEGEIRKATPEKEANSGCLNNSNFISARLVINNKHSGDISKGPSSQVSCSSSSSFGKLKNRSIMATSDVDDKKVLFHYKVTVPSSLATVDLPEGTQREVTDTGTTSHGEIMSRTEINKSLRDACQILTTVRKPVSESNNVHEKLSKELVQPAQSLKDAGRILQIGQVHSTSIFNHLDVQSKGMILEDNFQEERQLIEPAKDNSKADSCELSAGNHIQCGYSRKSLDSSASEDFSNSGITSGMSTNYGEKSTLHNSHYSVHILSGPLTSETSADELNVGCSVKSSEGRVTSASIRGETNAHASSLPVLSHTATPGTSFSGEGLFWHIVSSTNETVPFATSASSTLVEQQLPDSSRNILKETFADIETSATSGLKGDILQSGGGNQNNDKFAQTPATSTKEGEICESASVASRPTCAAIESDKKYKDSEFESLSTKCHTAEDFPTFDLGF
- the LOC120251662 gene encoding uncharacterized protein LOC120251662 isoform X2; the encoded protein is MNCGTNMPIVKRWVVTYTKHLKQKRKVYQDGVLELYGSGKKALLYDDCEKLIDSKFLKNDDVIECGRTVTLEAHLVDIGVLEESRAPLADINVTGVRSTERHGAGPQKERKKGMLHRRLPQNHSNATNMNEGVTQKMQLENFGKPQSLLNASGTTVKEWNALYTTQITQKAKKFHDGFLRLSVCGSYMDQVTLLNEEGVVLGSKYVKSSEFIETGKTFELPNYLVEIFELRTVEGEIRKATPEKEANSGCLNNSNFISARLVINNKHSDISKGPSSQVSCSSSSSFGKLKNRSIMATSDVDDKKVLFHYKVTVPSSLATVDLPEGTQREVTDTGTTSHGEIMSRTEINKSLRDACQILTTVRKPVSESNNVHEKLSKELVQPAQSLKDAGRILQIGQVHSTSIFNHLDVQSKGMILEDNFQEERQLIEPAKDNSKADSCELSAGNHIQCGYSRKSLDSSASEDFSNSGITSGMSTNYGEKSTLHNSHYSVHILSGPLTSETSADELNVGCSVKSSEGRVTSASIRGETNAHASSLPVLSHTATPGTSFSGEGLFWHIVSSTNETVPFATSASSTLVEQQLPDSSRNILKETFADIETSATSGLKGDILQSGGGNQNNDKFAQTPATSTKEGEICESASVASRPTCAAIESDKKYKDSEFESLSTKCHTAEDFPTFDLGF